The following coding sequences lie in one Pseudoalteromonas sp. Scap06 genomic window:
- a CDS encoding DUF4212 domain-containing protein, with product MAFKNEEQAKAYWAENISLLFKLLAVWFVVSFGFGILLVDVLNEVRFFGFKLGFWFAQQGAIYTFVALIFVYVFKMNTLDKKYGVDE from the coding sequence ATGGCTTTTAAAAATGAAGAACAAGCAAAAGCTTATTGGGCAGAAAACATTTCATTACTGTTTAAATTATTAGCAGTATGGTTTGTGGTCTCTTTTGGCTTTGGCATATTACTGGTTGATGTACTTAATGAAGTACGTTTTTTTGGGTTTAAACTTGGCTTCTGGTTCGCCCAGCAAGGCGCGATTTATACCTTTGTGGCTTTGATTTTTGTGTACGTTTTCAAAATGAATACGTTAGATAAAAAATATGGCGTAGACGAATAG